One genomic window of Candidatus Kuenenia stuttgartiensis includes the following:
- a CDS encoding Fic/DOC family N-terminal domain-containing protein, with the protein MKKTLDIESFRAGHFEKGTGYSYFVPEPINNQWQWKDAQLSTLLEKASISLGELNSFARLVPNIDLFIQLHVTKEAVISSRIEGTQTNIDEALLPEEEINPERRNDWLEVRNYSEAMKHAIKDLEKLPLSSRLLCKTHERLLPGVRGKHKMPGAFRKSQNWIGGASLNDAVFIPPAYT; encoded by the coding sequence ATGAAAAAGACACTCGATATAGAATCCTTCAGAGCGGGTCATTTTGAGAAAGGTACCGGCTACAGCTATTTTGTGCCAGAGCCTATCAATAATCAATGGCAGTGGAAGGATGCCCAACTCAGCACTTTACTGGAAAAAGCATCTATCAGCTTAGGCGAACTTAACTCCTTTGCACGGCTGGTGCCCAATATTGACCTGTTTATTCAATTACACGTCACCAAAGAGGCCGTTATTTCAAGCCGGATTGAAGGTACGCAAACCAACATTGACGAAGCTTTATTGCCGGAAGAGGAAATAAACCCTGAAAGGCGGAACGATTGGCTGGAAGTACGCAACTATTCGGAGGCCATGAAACATGCAATAAAAGACTTGGAAAAACTCCCGCTTTCATCCAGGCTGCTCTGTAAAACCCATGAGAGACTCCTCCCAGGAGTGAGAGGAAAACATAAAATGCCAGGTGCATTTCGCAAAAGTCAAAACTGGATTGGCGGAGCAAGTTTGAATGATGCAGTATTTATTCCGCCGGCGTATACTTAG